In Gambusia affinis linkage group LG08, SWU_Gaff_1.0, whole genome shotgun sequence, a single window of DNA contains:
- the LOC122835723 gene encoding titin-like — protein MERSKNNMTKEAEEMHQTLNIKMTKDSNPEVSSSTSVSAQGQQSSSAESEQDKATTASAKNKENAIRPKLQLTFNTFTVKSGEDLKVEILVVGDPAPKIEWKKEGQAVKETSRLEILNKTSLTVLHIRHGVREHSGQYSVTASNSAGKDTTTITVVVLEKPDPPTGPVRIDEVNSDYVIMSWDPPSYTGGCRLENYVVEKRETTSTEWHTVSATTVRTTIKVTKLKTGNEYQFRISAENRYGKSAAITSPVVTAKYPFSVPACPGTPLISTVTKYSMVVEWEPPLRDGGSPIIGYHIERKEKNSILWTKLNKFVIPDRRFKASGLEEGIEYEFRVFAENIAGLSPCSNTSECCVARDPCDSPGKPEAVVVTRDSITLQWAKPKYDGGSTITGYVVEKKELPDGRWMKANFTNVTDNLFTVSGLTGGQNYEFRVTAKNSAGVWSVPSESITILAQDVIEAPTALIDPKFKSTIIIQAGETFVIEADYFGKPLPEVTWLKDGKEIEKGTPKVEVKNTITHTILTARDCTRVDGGRYVLSLSNSGGTTTISVNVKVLDRPGPPDGPLKVKVISAEKCNLNWNPPLNDGGSSITHYIIEKRETSRVTWTEVEPHIEAISCKVTKLVSGKEYIFRIAAVNKYGVGDYLESEPFVAQNPFKPPSAPSTPVASAVTGDSVVLTWERPESDGGSEIDGYILEKRDKDGVRWTKCNKRRLNDMRFRCTGLAEGHYYQFRVLAENAAGVGAPSESSEYIKVCEATYPPGPPSNPKVTDYSSSTVSLIWSKPIYDGGDTINGYIVELKEATADEWIACTPSTGIEDTKYTIKRLKENTEYNFRICATNSTGVGEHVDLLGSVVTTEKVEAPEIELDNALRKIVNVRACSTLRLFVTLRGRPEPEVRWTKEDGTLDERAQIEVTNSYTVLMIENVTRNDSGKYVLTAENCRGSKSAFINVRVLDSPSAPTNLEVKDVKRDSVSISWEPPLFDGGTKISHYIVEKREEARKAFTSVCSNCVRNFYKIDNLHQGSFYYFRVNAVNEFGTGQPAETAEAVKVSEAPPPPGKITLSDVTCNSARLSWEKPDHDGGSKITSYTVEMQTRGDNTWTKYSESKALEVTIDGMTAGKEYFFRVSAVNDKGTSEPKPLLTPVVVKDNSAKPFINLLNNTFNVKVGSDLKIDVPFKGMPLPTVVWNKEANMLKETSRVTVQTSESASQILIKDATRFDAGVYEVILTNAAGTTSTEIFVNIFERPGPPSDLRVEEVSADFVSLTWQPPLYTGGSEISNYIVEKRDIGSSVWQSVSATVARSSIKVSRLTQGTEYQFRVAAENRYGKSQYLETETVIAQYPFRPPGPPTNIHVVQASKTVMIIAWGKPDSDGGSPIIGYHVESKDQSSILWTKANRSPVIENQYKVTNVEEGLIYEFRICAENLAGVGPCSKPSEPVAARDQCDAPSNLKVTNVTNTSVSLSWDKPHYDGGAKITSYIVERKELPDSCWLKCNFTNLMDTFFEVSELSEGEQYEFRVTAKNAAECFSAPSETTGPITVQHDVEPPIIILDEKFRQVVVVKAGDVLKIDAEIYGRPNPTVFWLKNGRSISTKGRVEILATKSHTSLLVRESVRKDSGQYTLTVQNAGGATSRAVTCKVLDIPGPPAGPLEVSGLSAEKCTLSWGPPHENGGAEVLHYVVQKCETSRISWTLVYGDMMATTCKITKLLKGNEYLFRVRAVNKYGEGEILESEPIKAMDSFSIPSAPRDVEVTSATSESMTISWKRPACDGGSRISGYVIEKREKHGVRWVRVNKKTVYDLRVKACGLHEGCEYEFRVFAENAAGLSEPSAPSPLALAEDPKFLPSPPTKPTITDSSKSSITLTWNKPLFDGGAPIIGYKVEFKKTAEDDWTVGVQNTDKTEFTVTGLTAGAEYVFIVRSINKIGLSEPSPETEPELALEREEEPVFNINPEMRKTLLVKDGCSFTLTVPFTGKPAPTVSWEKADVDLRVRGLIHTSSFITSITVEQATRDDSGKYKVKLQNVAGSATLIINVRVLDSPGPPINITVKDVTKNSATVTWDIPENEGGGPVKNYLVDIRDISRKGWTRLTDKCRRLSYKVSDLEEGGIYFFRVTGENEYGIGVSAETKEGTKMTGTTDWETNQGA, from the exons Atggaaagaagtaaaaataat ATGACAAAGGAAGCTGAAGAAATGCATCAGactctaaatataaaaatgactaaGGATTCTAATCCAGAGGTTTCATCATCCACCTCGGTCTCTGCCCAAG GTCAACAATCTTCTTCTGCAGAGAGTGAACAAGACAAGGCAACAACTGCCTCtgcaaaaaacaaggaaaatgcCATCAGGCCAAAACTCCAGTTaacatttaacacattcacGGTCAAAAGTGGTGAAGATCTAAAAGTAGAGATCCTTGTGGTTGGAGACCCTGCACCAAAGattgaatggaaaaaagaagGTCAGGCAGTTAAGGAGACATCAAGGCtggagattttaaataaaacctcttTAACTGTCCTTCACATCAGACATGGAGTCAGAGAGCATTCTGGTCAGTACTCTGTCACAGCAAGCAACTCTGCTGGGAAAGACACAACAACCATCACGGTGGTTGTTCTTGAAAAGCCAGACCCACCCACGGGCCCCGTGAGGATTGATGAGGTTAATTCTGACTATGTTATTATGTCCTGGGATCCACCTTCATATACAGGAGGCTGTCGGTTGGAGAACTATGTAGTGGAGAAACGGGAAACAACAAGCACGGAGTGGCACACTGTTTCTGCAACAACAGTTAGAACCACCATCAAAGTTACCAAGCTGAAGACAGGAAATGAATACCAATTCAGGATATCTGCAGAAAATAGATATGGAAAAAGTGCTGCTATCACATCTCCAGTTGTGACAGCAAAATACCCTTTCAGTGTACCTGCTTGTCCTGGCACTCCCTTAATATCCACTGTGACCAAGTATAGCATGGTGGTTGAGTGGGAGCCACCACTCAGAGATGGAGGCAGCCCCATCATTGGCTATCACATTGAACGTAAAGAGAAGAACAGTATTTTGTGGACCAAGCTGAACAAATTTGTTATACCGGACAGGCGCTTCAAAGCAAGTGGGTTGGAAGAAGGCATTGAATATGAGTTCAGAGTCTTTGCTGAAAACATTGCAGGACTGAGCCCATGCAGTAATACATCAGAGTGTTGTGTGGCAAGAGATCCCTGCGATTCACCTGGGAAACCTGAAGCAGTTGTGGTGACCAGGGACAGCATCACACTTCAGTGGGCAAAACCTAAATATGACGGAGGAAGCACCATCACAGGATATGTTGTAGAAAAAAAGGAGCTCCCAGATGGCAGATGGATGAAGGCGAACTTTACCAATGTTACTGACAATCTTTTCACAGTTTCAGGACTGACAGGAGGGCAAAACTATGAATTTAGGGTGACTGCTAAGAACAGTGCAGGTGTTTGGAGTGTACCCTCAGAAAGCATAACCATTCTTGCTCAGGATGTTATTGAAGCACCCACTGCACTTATTGATCCTAAGTTTAAGAGTACTATTATCATCCAAGCTGGAGAAACTTTTGTTATTGAAGCTGATTACTTTGGGAAGCCTCTCCCAGAAGTTACATGGCTGAAAGATGGAAAGGAAATTGAGAAAGGTACACCTAAAGTAGAAGTCAAAAACACAATCACTCATACAATTCTCACTGCCAGAGACTGCACACGTGTGGATGGAGGACGCTATGTGTTGAGTCTTAGTAACAGTGGTGGAACTACAACCATTTCGGTAAATGTGAAGGTCTTAGATAGACCTGGTCCTCCTGATGGGCCACTAAAGGTGAAGGTTATAAGTGCAGAGAAATGCAACCTTAACTGGAACCCCCCTTTAAATGATGGAGGTTCCAGCATCACCCATTACATCATTGAAAAAAGGGAAACCAGTCGTGTTACATGGACAGAGGTTGAACCTCACATTGAAGCTATAAGTTGCAAAGTGACAAAACTGGTATCTGGCaaagaatacattttcagaattgctgctgtaaataaatatggGGTTGGTGATTATTTAGAATCTGAGCCTTTTGTTGCACAAAATCCTTTCAAGCCACCTAGTGCTCCCTCCACTCCTGTAGCCAGTGCTGTGACTGGAGACTCAGTCGTGCTAACATGGGAAAGGCCTGAGAGTGATGGAGGCTCTGAGATTGATGGCTACATCCTGGAGAAGCGTGACAAAGATGGTGTGCGATGGACCAAATGCAACAAGAGAAGATTAAATGACATGCGCTTTAGATGTACTGGGCTTGCAGAGGGACATTACTATCAATTTAGAGTTCTGGCAGAAAATGCTGCTGGTGTGGGTGCACCCAGTGAGTCTAGTGAGTACATAAAGGTATGTGAAGCTACATACCCACCTGGCCCACCTTCCAACCCAAAAGTAACAGATTATTCCAGCAGTACAGTGTCTCTCATCTGGTCAAAACCAATTTATGATGGTGGAGATACAATCAACGGATATATTGTGGAATTGAAGGAAGCCACAGCAGATGAATGGATTGCATGCACGCCGAGCACAGGAATAGAGGACACAAAATACActataaaaagattaaaagaaaatacagagtACAATTTTCGTATATGTGCCACAAATTCAACCGGTGTCGGAGAACATGTGGATCTACTTGGTTCTGTAGTAACAACTGAAAAAGTAGAAGCACCAGAGATTGAACTGGACAATGCGCTGagaaaaattgtaaatgttCGAGCCTGCTCCACCTTACGTCTCTTTGTCACTTTAAGAGGACGGCCAGAGCCTGAAGTTAGGTGGACAAAAGAAGACGGCACTTTAGATGAACGCGCTCAAATTGAGGTAACAAACTCCTACACTGTGTTAATGATAGAAAATGTCACAAGAAATGACAGTGGAAAGTATGTGTTGACTGCTGAAAATTGCAGGGGTTCCAAATCAGCATTCATCAACGTGAGAGTACTGGATTCCCCCAGTGCTCCAACAAATTTAGAAGTAAAGGATGTAAAGAGAGACTCTGTCTCCATCTCCTGGGAACCACCTCTTTTTGATGGAGGAACAAAGATTTCACACTACATAGttgaaaagagagaagaggCAAGGAAGGCATTTACCAGTGTTTGTAGCAACTGTGTAAGAAATTTCTACAAGATTGACAATCTACATCAGGgaagcttttattattttcgAGTGAATGCAGTTAATGAGTTTGGCACTGGACAACCAGCAGAGACTGCTGAAGCTGTAAAAGTGTCTGAAGCTCCTCCGCCTCCTGGCAAAATCACACTGAGTGATGTTACTTGCAATAGTGCCAGACTCTCATGGGAGAAGCCTGATCATGATGGAGGAAGCAAAATCACCAGCTACACTGTAGAAATGCAAACCAGAGGAGACAACACGTGGACAAAATATTCAGAGAGTAAAGCACTAGAGGTGACCATTGATGGAATGACAGCAGGAAAGGAGTATTTCTTTAGAGTGAGTGCTGTGAATGATAAAGGAACGAGTGAACCAAAACCCCTTTTAACACCTGTTGTAGTAAAAGATAATAGTGCTAAACCTTTTATCAATCTcttaaacaacacatttaatgTAAAAGTAGGGAGTGATCTAAAGATCGATGTACCTTTCAAAGGTATGCCACTGCCAACAGTAGTCTGGAATAAAGAGGCAAATATGTTGAAGGAGACAAGCAGAGTAACTGTACAAACATCTGAATCTGCATCTCAGATACTTATCAAGGATGCAACAAGATTTGATGCCGGTGTGTATGAGGTAATCCTGACCAATGCTGCTGGAACAACATCAACTGAAATCTTTGTGAACATCTTTGAAAGGCCTGGACCGCCAAGTGATCTCCGTGTGGAAGAAGTTAGTGCCGACTTTGTATCTCTGACATGGCAACCCCCTCTTTACACTGGTGGGAGTGAAATAAGTAATTACATTGTTGAGAAAAGAGACATAGGCAGTTCAGTATGGCAGAGTGTGTCAGCTACAGTTGCAAGATCATCAATCAAAGTTTCCCGTCTGACTCAAGGGACTGAATATCAATTTCGAGTTGCTGCAGAGAATCGCTATGGAAAAAGTCAATATcttgaaacagaaacagtcatTGCCCAGTATCCCTTCAGACCACCTGGTCCACCAACTAACATTCATGTTGTCCAGGCCTCAAAGACTGTAATGATCATTGCTTGGGGCAAACCAGACAGTGATGGTGGCAGCCCTATCATTGGTTATCATGTTGAAAGCAAAGATCAAAGCAGTATCTTATGgacaaaagcaaacagaagcCCAGTGATTGAGAATCAATACAAGGTCACAAATGTTGAAGAAGGTCTGATATATGAGTTTCGTATCTGTGCTGAAAATTTAGCCGGTGTTGGACCCTGCAGTAAGCCATCTGAACCTGTCGCAGCAAGAGACCAGTGCGATGCACCTTCAAATCTCAAAGTTACCAATGTAACCAACACTTCAGTTTCACTCTCCTGGGATAAACCACACTATGATGGAGGAGCCAAAATAACAAGCTACATTGTAGAGCGTAAAGAACTGCCTGATAGCTGCTGGTTGAAGTGCAACTTTACAAATTTAATGGACACTTTTTTTGAAGTAAGTGAGCTCTCTGAGGGTGAACAATATGAATTTCGTGTTACTGCAAAGAATGCGGCAGAGTGCTTTAGTGCACCCTCTGAAACCACTGGACCAATTACAGTGCAGCATGATGTAGAGCCGCCCATTATTATCTTGGATGAAAAATTTAGGCAGGTAGTGGTGGTCAAAGCAGGAGATGTACTTAAAATAGATGCTGAAATTTATGGTCGCCCTAACCCCACAGTGTTTTGGCTGAAAAATGGAAGAAGCATAAGCACCAAGGGAAGGGTTGAGATATTAGCAACAAAGTCCCATACATCTCTCCTTGTAAGAGAGAGTGTTAGGAAAGATTCTGGACAGTATACTCTGACTGTACAGAACGCAGGCGGTGCCACATCCAGGGCTGTTACCTGCAAAGTGCTGGACATACCGGGCCCTCCTGCTGGACCTCTGGAAGTGTCTGGACTATCAGCAGAAAAGTGTACCTTGTCCTGGGGACCTCCTCATGAGAATGGAGGTGCAGAGGTTTTGCACTATGTTGTTCAGAAATGTGAAACCAGTCGTATTTCCTGGACCCTTGTGTATGGGGACATGATGGCAACCACTTGCAAGATAACCAAGCTCCTCAAAGGAAATGAATACCTTTTTAGAGTGAGAGCAGTAAACAAATATGGAGAGGGAGAGATTTTGGAAAGTGAACCGATAAAAGCTATGGATTCCTTCAGTATCCCATCTGCTCCAAGAGATGTTGAAGTCACTAGTGCTACCAGTGAATCTATGACCATCTCCTGGAAGAGGCCTGCTTGTGATGGTGGTAGCCGTATCAGTGGTTATGTTatagaaaaaagggaaaagcaTGGCGTCCGCTGGGTTAGggtcaacaaaaaaacagtctaTGACTTACGAGTCAAAGCTTGTGGTCTGCATGAGGGATGTGAGTATGAATTTAGAGTATTTGCTGAGAATGCTGCTGGTCTAAGTGAACCCAGTGCACCATCCCCTCTTGCCTTGGCAGAAGATCCAAAGTTTTTACCTTCTCCTCCAACAAAACCCACCATTACTGATTCCTCCAAGTCCTCCATCACTCTGACATGGAATAAGCCACTGTTTGATGGTGGAGCACCAATTATAGGGTACaaagttgaatttaaaaaaactgcagaggACGACTGGACTGTAGGTGTTCAGAACACAGATAAAACAGAGTTTACAGTGACTGGACTTACAGCGGGGGCAGAATATGTGTTCATTGTTAGATCTATTAATAAGATTGGTCTGAGTGAGCCCAGTCCTGAAACAGAACCCGAACTTGCCCTGGAAAGGGAGGAAGAGCCCGTGTTCAACATTAACCCTGAAATGAGAAAGACTCTTCTTGTTAAAGATGGATGTAGCTTTACTTTGACTGTCCCTTTCACAGGTAAACCTGCTCCTACTGTGTCATGGGAAAAAGCAGATGTTGATCTAAGGGTCAGGGGACTTATCCACACCAGCAGCTTCATTACCTCTATCACAGTGGAGCAGGCAACACGTGATGACTCTGGCAAATACAAAGTCAAGCTTCAAAATGTTGCTGGATCTGCTACTTTAATTATAAATGTGAGGGTTTTGGATTCACCAGGTCCTCCTATTAACATAACAGTCAAAGATGTGACTAAGAACTCTGCCACTGTTACCTGGGACATCCCTGAAAATGAAGGAGGAGGGCCTGTGAAGAACTACCTGGTAGACATACGAGACATTAGCAGAAAAGGTTGGACAAGACTCACGGACAAATGCCGACGACTGTCATATAAAGTGTCTGATCTGGAAGAGGGAGGAATCTACTTCTTTAGAGTGACTGGTGAAAATGAATATGGGATTGGCGTTTCAGCTGAGACGAAAGAAGGAACTAAAATGACAG GGACAACAGATTGGGAGACCAACCAAGGAGCTTAA
- the LOC122835726 gene encoding calcium and integrin-binding protein 1-like, giving the protein MGSTASQLAKDSLSEYQELTFLTKQEILLAHRRFTELLARDERNHPNPRVPMEVILTLPELKSNPFKTRICQVFSTSEDRDGSLTFEDFLDLLSAFSDSATLEIKSHYAFRIFDFDDDGTLDSGDLEKLVNCLTGETADTRLTKEEMGQLITNILDESDIDKDGTVNLSEFQHVISRSPDFVSSFKIVL; this is encoded by the exons ATGGGATCAACGGCAAGTCAGCTGGCAAAGGACTCGCTTTCAGAATACCAG GAGCTGACCTTtctgacaaaacaagaaattctCCT tgcGCACAGGAGATTCACAGAACTACTGGCGAGAGATGAAAGAAACCATCCAAACCCCAGAGTACCAATGGAAGTCATCCTTACTCTACCAGAGCTGAAG TCCAACCCTTTCAAGACAAGAATCTGCCAAGTATTCTCCACATCTGAAGATAGAGATGGAAGCCTGACCTTCGAAGATTTCCTGGATCTTTTGAGTGCCTTCAGTGACTCTGCCACTCTTGAAATCAAATCCCACTATGCTTTCCGtatatttg actttGATGACGACGGAACTCTTGATTCTGGTGATCTGGAGAAGTTGGTCAACTGCTTGACCGGTGAGACAGCGGACACAAGACTGACCAAAGAAGAAATGGGACAGCTCATAACCAAC aTCCTTGATGAGTCTGACATCGATAAGGATGGGACAGTGAACCTATCTGAGTTTCAGCATGTCATTTCAAGATCTCCAGACTTTGTCAG CTCTTTCAAGATTGTGTTGTGA
- the LOC122835725 gene encoding RCC1 domain-containing protein 1-like isoform X2: MRWFGFGFNAFAQICVPEKSEKEESNSAVGQEKVCVPVELVNHIGRSKIRASWSRRASLFLDEESCVRLAGFCASISNESFSPVTVNTSDCQDAVISETHLTLAFPDRIESWDLQSKDKTPSWSMEMAQSQNSAKSLALGGEHAILLTAAGAVYTWGQGSHGQLGHGGLIPEEEPRTVEALWGMSIRSVAAGGWHSVCVGDGGDLYVWGWNESGQLGLPSRGLRKASQQKSDQQAGEQCSSFSTRPDEELHEEVFISIQAFPALVDVSPSCEISTVSCGSRHTAAVTTTGYLYTWGWGEYGQLGHQTTSSLDEPQCVEFFRTENLHVVDVVCGSWNTFTAAVKKEVLGLKNVPQLPPVSTASELWTTC, encoded by the exons ATGCGCTGGTTTGGGTTTGGCTTCAATGCGTTTGCTCAAATATGTGTGCCGGAGAAGTCGGAGAAGGAAGAAAGTAACAGCGCTGTGGGGCAAGAGAAAGTATGCGTTCCCGTGGAGCTGGTGAATCATATAGGTAGAAGTAAAATCAGAGCAAGTTGGAGTCGTAGAGCGTCTTTGTTTTTAGATG AGGAGAGTTGTGTGCGCTTGGCTGGTTTCTGTGCATCCATCTCCAATGAGTCCTTCAGTCCCGTTACAGTGAACACCAGTGACTGTCAAGATGCAGTAATCAGTGAAACGCACCTTACCCTTGCTTTCCCAGACAGAATTGAATCCTGGGATCTGCAAAGCAAGGATAAGACTCCATCATGGAGCATGGAGATGGCTCAGTCACAGAACTCTG CCAAGAGCCTCGCACTGGGTGGAGAACACGCCATCCttctgactgctgctggagctgTTTACACCTGGGGTCAGGGCAG CCACGGCCAGTTGGGGCATGGAGGACTCATCCCTGAGGAGGAGCCCAGGACAGTGGAGGCTCTGTGGGGGATGTCCATTAGGTCTGTGGCTGCAGGAGGCTGGCACTCCGTCTGTGTTGGTG atgGCGGTGACCTCTATGTGTGGGGCTGGAATGAAAGCGGTCAACTTGGGCTTCCATCACGTGGTTTGAGGAAAGCTTCACAGCAGAAAAGTGATCAGCAAGCAg GAGAACAATGCAGCAGTTTCAGCACACGTCCTGATGAAGAGCTACATGAAGAAGTGTTCATTTCAATCCAGGCATTCCCAGCTCTGGTCGATGTCAGTCCGTCATGTGAGATCAGTACGGTCAGCTGTGGATCCCGGCACACAGCTGCAGTAACAA CAACAGGCTATCTTTACACTTGGGGATGGG GAGAATACGGCCAGCTTGGACACCAAACAACTTCCAGTTTAGACGAGCCTCAGTGTGTGGAGTTTTTCAGGACTGAGAACCTGCATGTTGTTGATGTGGTTTGTGGGTCATGGAACACTTTTACTGCAGCTGTCAAGAAGGAAGTACTTGGATTGAAAAATGTCCCACAATTACCCCCTGTGAGCACCGCCAGTGAACTTTGGACTACGTGCTAG
- the LOC122835725 gene encoding RCC1 domain-containing protein 1-like isoform X1 gives MRWFGFGFNAFAQICVPEKSEKEESNSAVGQEKVCVPVELVNHIGRSKIRASWSRRASLFLDEESCVRLAGFCASISNESFSPVTVNTSDCQDAVISETHLTLAFPDRIESWDLQSKDKTPSWSMEMAQSQNSDVNLPLVPGGYISSKPPIFRSLSSHFQAKSLALGGEHAILLTAAGAVYTWGQGSHGQLGHGGLIPEEEPRTVEALWGMSIRSVAAGGWHSVCVGDGGDLYVWGWNESGQLGLPSRGLRKASQQKSDQQAGEQCSSFSTRPDEELHEEVFISIQAFPALVDVSPSCEISTVSCGSRHTAAVTTTGYLYTWGWGEYGQLGHQTTSSLDEPQCVEFFRTENLHVVDVVCGSWNTFTAAVKKEVLGLKNVPQLPPVSTASELWTTC, from the exons ATGCGCTGGTTTGGGTTTGGCTTCAATGCGTTTGCTCAAATATGTGTGCCGGAGAAGTCGGAGAAGGAAGAAAGTAACAGCGCTGTGGGGCAAGAGAAAGTATGCGTTCCCGTGGAGCTGGTGAATCATATAGGTAGAAGTAAAATCAGAGCAAGTTGGAGTCGTAGAGCGTCTTTGTTTTTAGATG AGGAGAGTTGTGTGCGCTTGGCTGGTTTCTGTGCATCCATCTCCAATGAGTCCTTCAGTCCCGTTACAGTGAACACCAGTGACTGTCAAGATGCAGTAATCAGTGAAACGCACCTTACCCTTGCTTTCCCAGACAGAATTGAATCCTGGGATCTGCAAAGCAAGGATAAGACTCCATCATGGAGCATGGAGATGGCTCAGTCACAGAACTCTG ATGTGAATTTGCCATTGGTCCCTGGAGGATACATTTCCTCTAAACCCCCTATTTTCCGCTCCTTGTCTTCTCACTTCCAAGCCAAGAGCCTCGCACTGGGTGGAGAACACGCCATCCttctgactgctgctggagctgTTTACACCTGGGGTCAGGGCAG CCACGGCCAGTTGGGGCATGGAGGACTCATCCCTGAGGAGGAGCCCAGGACAGTGGAGGCTCTGTGGGGGATGTCCATTAGGTCTGTGGCTGCAGGAGGCTGGCACTCCGTCTGTGTTGGTG atgGCGGTGACCTCTATGTGTGGGGCTGGAATGAAAGCGGTCAACTTGGGCTTCCATCACGTGGTTTGAGGAAAGCTTCACAGCAGAAAAGTGATCAGCAAGCAg GAGAACAATGCAGCAGTTTCAGCACACGTCCTGATGAAGAGCTACATGAAGAAGTGTTCATTTCAATCCAGGCATTCCCAGCTCTGGTCGATGTCAGTCCGTCATGTGAGATCAGTACGGTCAGCTGTGGATCCCGGCACACAGCTGCAGTAACAA CAACAGGCTATCTTTACACTTGGGGATGGG GAGAATACGGCCAGCTTGGACACCAAACAACTTCCAGTTTAGACGAGCCTCAGTGTGTGGAGTTTTTCAGGACTGAGAACCTGCATGTTGTTGATGTGGTTTGTGGGTCATGGAACACTTTTACTGCAGCTGTCAAGAAGGAAGTACTTGGATTGAAAAATGTCCCACAATTACCCCCTGTGAGCACCGCCAGTGAACTTTGGACTACGTGCTAG